One Paramisgurnus dabryanus chromosome 9, PD_genome_1.1, whole genome shotgun sequence genomic window, tatatatatatatatatatatatatatatatatatatatatatatatatatatatatatatatatgcagctagacaacaaaaaataaataaaagatcaAATCAAAATATAATCACAAAACATGAAAATCAATGACGTTTTTAGATTGTTTAGTTTTCAGTAAGGATAAACATGTTTGCAACTTCAGAATGTTTGTGGGCAGAAGGTCAGGGTCATCCTGAAGTGACATGCAGAAATGCAAGCCTGAGGACTTCAACTGTGACATGATGCAACCTGAATAACAGGCTGATGTAAAAGCTCCCATGGCTTGTAATCGCTCGGGAGCAGATTTAATAGGTGTATTCACAAAGACGAAAACCACATAAGAATTTGTTTAATTAAAGCACAGCTGGAAGCTATGCCTGATTAATATCATAAACATGTTGAGGGcaaaaactattataaacaagTAGCCACAGAAAAACATATGATGCAACATATTGTTTGATTAGGTGCCATTATTACTATGTTTATTTTTGGtgtgaaatttcaaaaaatACAGTATGTACATAAAATACATATCagactttatattttaatgtaaaaaaaactaatagAATAAAAAATTTTGGATAACAAAGGTTTCATTTATTAGCAAGAGCATGCATGTTATTTAAGTAGAGAAGGAACAGAATATGTAGAATAAATTTAATGATGACTATTTCCTGTTAATAAGTAAGTATTTACTAGTTAATATGAATATACTGTATGGCCACTGACCTAGGTtagtttttacatattttcatTACTTGAAAGAAAATGACCTGGTAAAATGATAATGTGAAAAGTTAAAAAGTGACCCAAAAGATTAAAGGATAGTAcgccctacactgtaaaaagttggtttaacttaaaatagTACTTAATTTGGTAATAcctatacaatttaagttattttaacttaaacaCATCAGTTGGAACAACTTggttttttttaggtgttaccaatagaagtttttttttttaaagttgatccAACATTTACTTTTACATTGTAAATGACTGGTGGGTCAACCCATTTATGAATTTATTTGCACATAATGCTAAATTGACCTAAATTTATCACAATTTGATATTTGAACAGTACAatatcactgtaaaaatattaatattagtCTTGAAAAGAGATGATTTGCTTAgttttttcaactatattttattatctttatATTAAGTTGTAATgtaacaactcatctgtagttataacaactcatctagtcaagataaataatagtaagttgaaatgacttgtaaatctgagttgattcaacaaaaaatttaaggtatatatatatatatatatatatatatatatatatatatatatatatatatatatatatatatatatatatattgtatttacagtatatatattGGGTTTATAATGTATTCACATTGCTCAGAAGTGAACATCAAAATCAAGCCATTCACAACTTATAGAAACTGCAGAAACAGTGCTGACAAATCACACATGGGCACCAATCTTTAAAAGGAAATGTGCCTTTTAACAATATAGTACAGGAACACACATTAGGTTTTGACACATTGATAAAAAGATTTACCTATTGTTGTCACTTCCTCTTTTGATAGCTATTACCAGAATTAAAAAAGGCCTTTGTAAGACTATAATTGGCTCTTTGGTGTCTGCAAAAGTCCTCTTAATATTTTTATCCTTTTCAAATATCTTGAATACAATATTTAGAAACCTGATCCAAGTgctatagtaaaataattgcTGGATCAATTGTTATAGAAGTGAAAATCAGTGGTTGAACCTacaataataaaatgttattataCTATATCAGTGACTAAAAGTGTGTTGTATGTATTTAAACATGAAAAGAAGTGGAACAAATGAGCAACGGAAACACCATCAAAGTCCTAATGAGAAAGAAtagaaaatgacattttatcTGTAGTTATGCTACATTATGCTACATATGAACAATGTCACAGCTACAGGACAGTTTGTTTAAGGTTAGGACATTCTGACACGAGGAGCATGCTGTTAAAAATTGTAAAGGAAAGGTACAACAACTGTTACTAGGTTGGTACTttttcaaaacatacacatttgtacctaaagagttcatattaccacaaaggtacatattggtgtCTCACATGTACTTAAATGGTACATAATAGgatctttttaaaagggtactgccgtagtgacagcttttgtacctttttttctgagagtgcattTGTTTAAAAGAAAGTAAATCGTTTATATTTTGGGACAAACTTTTTGTTGAAAACTGGTGAATATTCAGATACTGTTGCACTGTTGCTTTATAAACATTTACCACTATGGCTCTGGTTAAGGCCAGAAACACAAAACATACCTTCCCGATTCTCTTTTCATGGTTAACTTTTTTGGCCTTGATGGTGATCAGTGGAGGTGGGGGTTGGGGGGGTGGTGTTGTAGTGACAAGCAGAATCAAGGCCTAAGGAATTGGCTGATGCAAAGGCTTCACTAGCATGTATTCACTTGGGAGTAAATGTAATAGGTGTCCATACAAACAAGAAAAGCAAATAGGAAACCTATTAATTAAAGCATAGCCTGAAGCTACAGAATAATTGTCATGAACAGCTGAAGGgatttaaaaaattgtaaacaACTAAGGACAAATATGATGCAACTGACTATGTTTTTGACTTCgtgatgttgtttttgtttctaAAATGTAAGCCATGTATCTCATTCAGGCCTCACAAAAATATGTTTCAGCTTTGAAAAGATaatcaaatcaaataaaaagATGGTATAGTATAATGTAGTGAACGGTAacagtaaaatgtaaaaaatctttgctgccttgCTTTTTATGTTCAATCAACTCAAATTTACAAGTAATTTccatttactattatttatctagACAAAAGATAAGCTGCTACAGCTTATAAAACATAGTTTAAAtcagtcaacttcattttataaattataaccactcatctctagtcaagataaataatagtaagttaaaatgacttgtaaattggAGTTGAttgaacaaaaacatttaaggcAGCAAGTAATTATTTACAGTGTACCTATTGCACTTTCATGTATATGCTGTTTACCTAAATTTTAAACTAACATTTTGACTAAGCAACATGTCCGTGGATCATGCCATACTGTTTCTATCCAGTACATTGATTTAAGTTAATCATTGCAGAGTGATGGGAATATAGATCAAGGATTGCCAATCCTGCTTCAAGTAAAAGTCGCAATCACACACTTTTAGCATCCAAATTCGCAGGTCAGAGTTCACCAAATTTGATCTTTGGAATGCTGAAAAGCAACTTTTTGTGTCATCTGTGTCACTGTGCCATCACTACATCATGGCTCTCTAAAAACAATGCATGGTGTGCATGTGCATTTAAGTGGGTAAAAATAgttgaaatattttaaattgtaagtGACACATCCTGCTGCTTTGGTGTCATTGTGACCCATAAAAGCCACATTTATGTGATCAGCCCCTCTGACCAAACATACAGTTTAGGTTTGATTTAAATCATCCAATGGACACAGAGGATAGTATAGGAGACATTTACCTTTCTTGCTATAAATGTATTGCCTTACCATGGCAACaatgagatatcaaaaatctttgcaatttagcatcttttaataattttgttttGACATACTGTAATACTGACCAAGTTTGAAGCACTTGAATCCCCTatgaggagtatataaaagtttacATGCAGTGCAGTTTTTTAAAGTTGTTCGGTTTGGTGAAAACAATATAGTTACCAATTTTCAATATAACTTACCCTACCACTTTAGTCAAAATGCCCATCCATGGCCATGTCTAAACTTTTGCCCTGTGTGTTGTACGTGACACACTTCCTGTTTTCAATAGATGATGCTATGACTGAATGTTATCAGACTATGTGAGCAAACATAAATCTCAAGTTTCATCAAAATCACTCAATGAATGTAGAAAATCCAAATTTCACTATCGATTGGCTCAATGAGATCAATGTGATCAGGTCCCATGACTAAACCTatacagtctcaccccatggcgtcaatatttgacgacacctGACCATGCGGAGGGTAtacattttttgacgaactggggacttcaatactattacgtccgttgcattctctttcctattttcttaccattttcgcgtcggtttagggttagattacacaaaattaaacagtgtacgcgaaattaaacagttgtcacctggcgttggggttagagttaggtacgcgaaattaaacagttgtcacctggcgttggggttagagttaggtttgggtagggatgtcattatgtaaatctaaccctaaaccgacgcgaaaatggtaagaaaataggaaagagaatgcaacggacgtaatagtattgaagtccccagttcgtcaaaaaatgacgcgaaaggtataccctccgcgtcaacatattgacgcatggtcaagtgtcgtcaaatattgacgccatggggtgagactgggttgactAAACATACAGCTCAAGTTTAATCAAAATCACTATGTTCTGAAGAAAACCATCAAattactttaactctttccccgccattgacgagttatctcgtcaattaagagaaaacatttgcattaaaaaacgtgttcctgatgattttttatgttaatctgcagtACCGCAATTATCCATTACATTAccaaatttatgaaaaaaaaactaaagccaAAACATCATTTACTAatattaaactctgtgtatgtttgataatcgttctgaatctgatatcttataaaattccttcacaaaaatgcaataatttcagctttttgctaaaaaaattttttaaagaaaaatacccatatttaagagtttataagcagagaaaaaaatagagAGGATGAAACgtttccccattttgtttgtttatttgtttggtttattgtttgtttgaaagcagagggtctgttctttcatttgataaatttgtatgtttatatatttttaaggaaaattttcttggaaggcattttgtgaaacttttgtgaaaaacacaaaaaatgctggtgggcaacttttcaaaaaatggttGGCGGGAAATGAGTTAACTGTATTCTAGCCCTCCTTGACCTTGCATACAGTATGCCTGCCCTATAAGGTTTTTAACTGGATTCACAATCGTTCATGCATGATAATTGTGCATATAAAACAAATGCTAAAACTGTATCAGGTCAATTGCATTAGCAGTTGATCTCAGTCTTTGGGATGCTGATCTTTCTATACAGACTTCTGCTTTTCTGTCATCTTCATGCAAAGGCAGAAAATGGTCTTTGCCAAATTATGGGTGACCACAAGTACCCGCTGCTGTCTAAGAATGGAGACCTAACTATTGGAGGACTTTTTGCAATCCacagtaaagaaacattatCTACATTTGAGTTTACACAGAAACCTCAGCTTCTATCATGCTCCAGGTTTGTTATATGGGAAAAAGTGATTAAATAATGTATTTCAAACTGATTTGTAATAGTCACATGACATCTTATTTTACATGatttatgatgtaaataaaatgtaacttttccttaaatttctgtgttattattttttgctatttagCTTACTGGTTTCATGTTTTCACAGTTTGAATCTAAGAGATTTTCGGCTGGCTCAAATCATGATCTATGCCATCGAGGAAATTAACAGAAGTGGAAATTTGCTCCCACATGTTTCTATTGGTTATAAAATCTTTGACACTTGTGCTTCAAGACTGTCTTCTATGAGTGCAACTATGGCAGTGATGAATGGTCAGGAGTTTGCATCAGGAGACAGATGCAATGGACAGACTCCTATACATGCTATCATAGGGGAAACAGAGTCCTCTGCCACAGTGATTTTGTCAAGAACTACGGGACCTTTTAAAATTCCAGTGGTAAGAGACGAAAACAGTAAATGTTTGTGACAATTACAAGCCTGATAACtgtttcattattttttgtactttttttaggTAAGTCACTCAGCCACATGTGAGTGTCTCAGTAATAGGAGAGATTACCCTTCTTTTTTTAGGACTATTGCTAGTGATTATCACCAGAGCAGAGCACTTGCATACATAGTCAAACACTTTGGCTGGACTTGGGTTGGAGCTGTGAACAGTGACAAtgattatggaaacaatggaatGGCAAAATTTCTGAATACGGCACAGGAGGAGGGGATTTGTGTAGAGTACTCTGTGAAATTTTACAGAACTGAGTCTGAAAAACTCCTAAAAGTggtaaacagaataaaacaagGCACAGCAAAAGTCATTGTTGCAtttatttcagtttttgaaaTGGGGCTACTAGCTGAACAGCTATATATTCAGAACATTACAGGCCTACAAATGATTGGAGTGGAGGCATGGATAACAGCAAAGAGTTTGATCACACCAAATAGTTTCCATATCTTGGGAGGATCACTGGGGTTTGCAATGAGAAAAATTAATGTTGAAGGTTTTTCAGATTATGTTTTAAGATCATTTTGGGACACAGCTTTCCCATGCTCTCAGAGAGATACAATTTCATCTAAAGATGAATTGAAATGCAGCACATATCAGGATTTACTTGTGATAAAAAATTTCAATGAAGATGTGCCTGAACAAAGATTTGCAAGCAATGTCTACAAAGCAGTGTATGCTGTGGCTCATGCATTACACAATCTGCTAAAGTGCAAAGAACAAGAAGGTTGTGAGAAAGGCTTGACAATACAACCACAGCAGGTAAAGAAGACAAAAGAGAGAAACTGAATGCAAGAGGGTTACCTTATGTATGCGTATGCATTAATGACTGGTAAAAATGATTTTTCTGTCAGGTCGTCGAGGCCcttaaaaatgtcaattttaccATAAAGTTTGGTGATAATGTGTGGTTTGACAGCAGTGGTGCTGCAGTAGCCCTGTATGA contains:
- the LOC135769365 gene encoding extracellular calcium-sensing receptor-like, whose translation is MLIFLYRLLLFCHLHAKAENGLCQIMGDHKYPLLSKNGDLTIGGLFAIHSKETLSTFEFTQKPQLLSCSSLNLRDFRLAQIMIYAIEEINRSGNLLPHVSIGYKIFDTCASRLSSMSATMAVMNGQEFASGDRCNGQTPIHAIIGETESSATVILSRTTGPFKIPVVSHSATCECLSNRRDYPSFFRTIASDYHQSRALAYIVKHFGWTWVGAVNSDNDYGNNGMAKFLNTAQEEGICVEYSVKFYRTESEKLLKVVNRIKQGTAKVIVAFISVFEMGLLAEQLYIQNITGLQMIGVEAWITAKSLITPNSFHILGGSLGFAMRKINVEGFSDYVLRSFWDTAFPCSQRDTISSKDELKCSTYQDLLVIKNFNEDVPEQRFASNVYKAVYAVAHALHNLLKCKEQEGCEKGLTIQPQQVVEALKNVNFTIKFGDNVWFDSSGAAVALYEVVNWQQDSDGSIQFKAVGYYDASLPPDQRFVLNTENIIWAGGQLKKPRSVCSESCPPGTRKAAQKGRPVCCYDCITCADGEISNETDSNNCQQCPGEYWSNTENTECVLKAVEFLSFTEVMGIVLVFFSLFGVGITLLMVILFHSKKDTPIVKANNSELSFLLLFSLTLCFLCSLTFIGRPTEWSCMLRHTAFGITFVLCISCVLGKTIVVLMAFKATLPGSNVMKWFGPAQQRLSVLVFTLIQVLICVLWLTISPPFPFKNMKHYKEKIILECSLGSTIGFSAVLGYIGFLAVLCFILAFLARTLPDNFNEAKFITFSMLIFCAVWITFIPSYVSSPGKFAVAVEIFAILASSFGLLFCIFAPKCYIILFKPEQNTKQHLMGKTPSKSY